From the genome of Fusobacterium varium, one region includes:
- a CDS encoding 2-hydroxyacyl-CoA dehydratase, with translation MKKFYVGIDVGSTTIKIVCLNEENSIIYSIYQRHLSNVRETAKTMFDSFLKELKEKYGNDIQCKVSITGSSGMGIASWIDLDFVQEVIACIKSIETFIPETDVAIELGGEDAKITFLKNDMDQRMNGSCAGGTGAFIDQIASLLNTDASGLNELAKGFDTIYPIAARCGVFAKTDIQPLINEGVKKENIAVSVLQAVVNQTITGLACGKKITGKVAFLGGPLFFLSELRNRFIDTLKLTNEDIIFPENSQLFVAQGAALLSKENSNFFTVEELEKKFQRLNEKDTSDTTRLQPLFKDEEELKEFYTRHEKEKIDAVDLTTYKGNAYLGIDAGSTTIKVVLISENSEILYSHYSHNKGNPLENIITTLKELYSKLSKDITIKSSCVTGYGEALIKAALKVDIGVVETMAHYKGAQFFQPNVDFILDIGGQDMKCLKIEDGVITSILLNEACSSGCGSFLETFANSLGMDIIEFSKKGLEAKAPADLGTRCTVFMNSKVKQAQKDGVEVGDISAGLSYSVVKNTLFKVIKIKNKEELGKYIVVQGGTFLNDCVLRAFELVSDRDVIRPNIAGLMGAFGAALIAKEENIEKSTLLNLDELNDFYCTTNLTRCKMCTNHCLLTIHKFKDGERFISGNRCDNPLGKLKKNSAPNMYEYKYNRLFSYVPLEPSQAPRGEIGIPRVLNIYDSYPFWFTLLTALGFRVVISDDSSKKLYEKGIDTITSDSICYPAKLVHGHIINLIEKGIKRIFYPCVIFEEKEDKNSQNQFNCPIVMSYPEVIKNNLDILKEKHIDLMIPFFSFESKEILKKTILEEFEKFDISEEEVQNALDLAWEERLNFRKDLKNKALEIIKDLEKTGKTGVVLCGRPYHCDKEIHYGIPNIINSFGIAVLTGDAVASISSLNEELRVVDQWTYHSRLYRAAAYVGKSNCLELIELNSFSCGIDAVTTDQVAEILANHGKVHTLLKIDEISNLGAVKIRIRSLLAALDYKKKVLKKSIKKKIEYKKAKFTKNMKKDYTILAPQMAPMHFNLISVAFKQEGYNLEILPETKEALDYGLQYVNNDACYPSILVIGELISALKSGKYDLNKTAVMISQTGGSCRATNYLGFLKKAIKDSGFEKVPILSLNANGFEKQEGFKITPALAHRCLLAVSYGDILMKLLYHTRPYEINKGESEKLYNTWNERVKINIQNGSFFEYKRNITNIIEDFSNIKTSSEKKVKVGIVGEILVKFSPFANNHLAEFIENEGGEVYTSSLMNFIKYCIFSDIFINERFKGKLSALKLKITLWIIDRYTKVIDNALRKNKKFGNDESIETLAKKTSKYISIGNQSGEGWFLMGEMIEFIEKGVPNIVCVQPFGCLPNHITGKGMIKKLREEYSDKFVNIAPIDYDPAYSEVNQLNRIKLMLSVAKKNLKNS, from the coding sequence ATGAAAAAATTTTATGTTGGAATTGATGTAGGATCTACTACTATAAAAATAGTATGTTTAAATGAAGAGAACTCAATAATATATTCTATTTACCAAAGACACCTATCAAATGTTAGGGAAACTGCTAAAACAATGTTTGATAGCTTTTTAAAAGAGCTAAAAGAAAAATATGGGAATGATATTCAATGTAAAGTGAGCATTACAGGTTCTAGTGGAATGGGAATTGCATCTTGGATAGATTTAGACTTTGTACAAGAGGTTATAGCATGTATAAAATCTATTGAAACTTTTATTCCTGAAACTGATGTAGCTATTGAACTTGGTGGAGAAGATGCTAAAATTACATTTTTAAAAAATGATATGGATCAAAGAATGAATGGAAGCTGTGCTGGAGGTACTGGAGCTTTTATTGATCAAATAGCAAGTTTATTAAATACAGATGCCTCTGGATTAAATGAATTGGCTAAAGGCTTTGATACAATCTACCCTATCGCTGCTAGATGTGGTGTTTTTGCTAAAACAGATATTCAACCTTTGATCAATGAAGGGGTAAAAAAAGAAAATATTGCTGTTTCTGTTTTACAAGCTGTTGTTAATCAAACTATAACAGGATTAGCATGTGGAAAGAAAATAACTGGAAAAGTTGCTTTTCTAGGAGGTCCACTTTTCTTTTTAAGTGAACTTAGAAATAGATTTATTGATACTTTAAAACTTACTAATGAAGATATAATTTTTCCTGAAAATTCACAACTTTTTGTAGCTCAAGGGGCTGCACTACTGTCTAAAGAAAATTCTAATTTCTTTACAGTTGAGGAATTAGAGAAAAAATTTCAACGTCTTAATGAAAAAGACACTTCAGATACTACAAGATTGCAACCTCTTTTTAAAGATGAAGAGGAGTTAAAAGAGTTTTATACAAGGCATGAAAAAGAAAAAATTGATGCAGTTGATCTAACTACATATAAAGGTAATGCTTATTTAGGAATTGATGCTGGATCAACAACTATAAAAGTTGTACTTATATCTGAAAATAGTGAAATTCTATACTCTCACTACTCTCACAATAAAGGAAATCCTTTAGAAAATATAATTACCACTTTAAAAGAATTGTATTCAAAACTTTCAAAGGATATCACTATTAAAAGTTCATGTGTCACTGGATATGGAGAGGCTTTGATTAAAGCAGCTTTAAAAGTAGATATTGGAGTTGTTGAAACTATGGCTCACTATAAGGGAGCTCAATTTTTCCAACCTAATGTTGACTTTATCTTAGACATTGGTGGACAAGATATGAAATGTTTAAAAATAGAAGATGGAGTTATTACCTCTATACTTTTAAATGAGGCTTGTTCTTCTGGTTGTGGATCTTTCTTAGAAACTTTTGCTAACTCTTTAGGAATGGATATTATTGAGTTTTCTAAAAAAGGTTTAGAGGCTAAAGCTCCTGCTGATTTAGGAACTAGATGTACAGTATTTATGAACTCAAAGGTAAAACAAGCTCAAAAAGATGGAGTTGAAGTAGGAGATATCTCTGCTGGACTTTCATACTCTGTTGTTAAAAATACTCTTTTTAAGGTTATAAAGATTAAAAATAAAGAGGAACTTGGAAAATATATAGTTGTTCAAGGAGGAACTTTCCTGAATGATTGTGTATTAAGAGCCTTTGAATTAGTTTCAGATAGAGATGTAATCAGACCTAATATAGCTGGACTTATGGGGGCTTTTGGAGCTGCCCTTATTGCAAAAGAGGAAAATATTGAAAAATCTACCCTTTTAAATTTGGACGAGTTAAATGATTTCTATTGTACTACTAATCTTACAAGATGCAAAATGTGTACTAACCATTGTCTTTTAACTATTCATAAATTTAAAGATGGAGAAAGGTTTATATCTGGTAACAGATGTGACAATCCTCTTGGAAAATTGAAAAAAAATTCAGCTCCAAATATGTATGAATACAAATATAATAGATTATTTAGCTATGTTCCTTTAGAGCCTTCTCAAGCACCTAGAGGAGAGATAGGGATTCCTAGAGTTTTAAATATCTATGATTCATACCCATTCTGGTTTACTCTTTTAACAGCTTTAGGATTTAGAGTAGTAATTTCAGATGATTCTTCTAAAAAACTTTATGAAAAGGGAATAGACACTATTACATCTGATTCAATCTGCTATCCAGCTAAATTAGTACATGGACATATTATAAATCTTATTGAAAAGGGAATAAAAAGAATATTCTATCCTTGTGTTATCTTTGAAGAAAAAGAGGATAAAAACTCTCAAAATCAATTTAATTGTCCTATAGTTATGTCTTATCCTGAAGTTATTAAAAATAACTTAGATATATTAAAAGAAAAACATATTGATCTTATGATACCTTTCTTCTCTTTTGAAAGTAAAGAGATTTTGAAAAAAACTATCTTAGAGGAGTTTGAAAAATTTGATATTTCTGAAGAAGAGGTACAAAATGCCCTTGATTTAGCTTGGGAAGAGAGATTAAACTTTAGAAAAGATCTAAAAAATAAAGCTTTAGAAATCATCAAAGATTTAGAAAAAACTGGTAAAACAGGGGTAGTTTTATGTGGTAGACCATACCATTGTGATAAAGAGATTCACTATGGTATCCCTAATATTATCAACTCTTTTGGAATAGCTGTTCTTACTGGAGATGCTGTTGCAAGTATCTCTTCATTAAATGAAGAGTTAAGAGTTGTAGATCAATGGACGTACCATTCAAGATTGTACAGGGCTGCTGCTTATGTTGGAAAAAGTAATTGTCTTGAACTTATTGAACTAAACAGTTTTAGCTGTGGTATTGATGCTGTTACAACTGATCAAGTTGCTGAAATTCTTGCTAATCATGGAAAGGTACATACTCTATTAAAAATAGATGAGATTAGCAACCTTGGAGCAGTAAAAATAAGAATTAGAAGTTTATTAGCTGCTCTAGATTATAAGAAAAAAGTATTAAAGAAAAGTATAAAGAAAAAAATAGAATACAAGAAAGCTAAATTTACAAAAAATATGAAAAAAGATTATACTATCCTTGCCCCACAAATGGCACCTATGCACTTTAACCTTATAAGTGTAGCATTTAAACAAGAGGGATATAATCTAGAGATACTTCCTGAAACTAAAGAGGCTTTAGATTATGGGTTACAATATGTAAATAATGATGCTTGTTACCCTTCTATTCTTGTTATTGGAGAGTTAATATCAGCTTTGAAATCTGGCAAATATGATCTAAATAAAACAGCTGTTATGATCTCTCAAACTGGAGGAAGTTGCCGTGCTACTAACTATTTAGGTTTTCTAAAGAAAGCTATAAAAGATAGTGGATTTGAAAAAGTACCAATCCTGTCTTTAAATGCTAATGGTTTTGAAAAACAAGAGGGATTTAAAATTACCCCTGCTCTTGCACACAGATGTTTATTAGCTGTTTCATATGGAGATATTTTAATGAAACTACTATATCATACACGTCCATATGAGATTAATAAGGGAGAAAGCGAAAAACTGTATAATACTTGGAATGAAAGGGTAAAAATCAATATTCAAAATGGTAGTTTCTTTGAGTATAAAAGAAATATAACTAATATTATTGAAGATTTTTCAAATATAAAAACTTCTTCAGAAAAAAAAGTAAAAGTTGGTATAGTTGGAGAAATTCTTGTTAAATTTAGTCCTTTTGCCAATAATCATCTTGCTGAATTTATTGAAAATGAAGGTGGGGAAGTTTACACTTCTAGCTTGATGAATTTTATAAAATATTGTATATTTAGTGATATCTTCATCAATGAAAGATTTAAAGGAAAATTATCAGCTCTTAAACTAAAAATTACCCTTTGGATAATTGACAGATACACTAAGGTAATTGACAATGCTTTAAGAAAAAATAAAAAGTTTGGAAATGATGAATCTATTGAAACTTTGGCTAAGAAAACTTCTAAATATATCTCAATAGGTAACCAATCTGGAGAAGGATGGTTCTTAATGGGAGAGATGATTGAATTTATTGAAAAGGGAGTTCCCAATATAGTTTGTGTTCAACCTTTTGGTTGTCTACCTAATCATATTACTGGAAAGGGAATGATAAAAAAATTAAGAGAAGAATACTCAGATAAATTTGTAAATATCGCTCCTATTGACTATGATCCTGCTTATTCTGAAGTTAACCAATTAAATAGAATCAAGCTTATGTTATCTGTTGCTAAAAAAAATCTTAAAAATTCTTAA